A window of Bacillus toyonensis BCT-7112 genomic DNA:
TAGCATTTGAATTACCAGGTTTATTTTCGGGAGCAATTATTATTGAACAAATTTTTAACTGGCCAGGGATTGGTAATATTCAATTAGAAGCACTAAATTTTCGTGATTATACAGTATTAATGGCATTTACGATGTTTCTTTCTTGTTTAACAATTGTTTCAAACTTTTTCGCTGATATCGTATATGCAGTTGTCGATCCACGTATTCGGTTGAAGTAAGGGGGGATTAGATGGAAACTGTTACAGCAATTACAGAGAAAAAAGAAAAAAAGAGAAGAAATGAATCATCACCATGGCGACAGGCTCTTAAAAAAATAAAGAGAAATAAGATGGCACTCGTGGGGTTTTATGCACTAATGTTTATGTTTTTATTTTGTTTTGTCGGTCCGCTCTTTTCGCCATATGCATCAGGGAAAATACAAGTCGCTTTAATTAACAAACCACCTAGTTTTTCACATTGGCTCGGTACAGATCAATTGGGAAGAGATATTTTAACAAGACTTATGCAAGCAGGACGCATTTCATTAACAATTGGATTAGCTTCAATGGTCTTATCGGTTATACTTGGAGCTTTATTAGGAGCTATTGCAGGTTTTTATCGCGGGATTGTCGACAATATTATTATGCGTCTTGCAGATATTTTAATGTCGATGCCGGGATTGCCGTTGCTTATTATAATGGGAGCTATTTTATCAGAATGGAAAGTACCATCTGATTATCGTCTTTATGTCATTATGATTATTTTAAGTTTAGTAGGTTGGCCAGGACTTGCACGTCTTGTAAGAGGTCAAATTTTATCACTCAGGGAGCAAGCATTTATGCAAGCTGCTGATGTGTTAGGAATAAAAGATTACCGGAAAATTATATATCATTTAATCCCTAATGTTTTACCGATCTTAATTGTTGTATCCACATTAGGTGTTGCAGGCTCTATTTTAGGGGAATCCGCACTAAGCTACTTAGGTCTCGGAGTCGTCCCGCCTACACCATCATGGGGAAATATGATTAGTGCAGCTAACTCATTAATCGATTTCCAAAAGCGTCCGTGGTTATGGATTCCGCCCGGTTTTGCAATTTTTATAACAGTTGTATCAATTAATTTACTTGGTGATGCACTTCGTGATGCGTTAGATCCAAAGATGAGACGGTAGGTGAGGGAATATGAGTAAAGCGGTAGTAGAGCTGAAAGATTTGCAAACACATTTTCAGACAGAAGAAGGAACAGTAAAGGCTGTTAATCATGTTAGCTTTGCAGTTCGAGAAGGTGAAACAGTTTGT
This region includes:
- the opp4C gene encoding oligopeptide ABC transporter permease — translated: METVTAITEKKEKKRRNESSPWRQALKKIKRNKMALVGFYALMFMFLFCFVGPLFSPYASGKIQVALINKPPSFSHWLGTDQLGRDILTRLMQAGRISLTIGLASMVLSVILGALLGAIAGFYRGIVDNIIMRLADILMSMPGLPLLIIMGAILSEWKVPSDYRLYVIMIILSLVGWPGLARLVRGQILSLREQAFMQAADVLGIKDYRKIIYHLIPNVLPILIVVSTLGVAGSILGESALSYLGLGVVPPTPSWGNMISAANSLIDFQKRPWLWIPPGFAIFITVVSINLLGDALRDALDPKMRR